One window of Ignavibacteriota bacterium genomic DNA carries:
- a CDS encoding 3'-5' exonuclease, whose protein sequence is MIVFFDIETTGTDLNNDKIVEIYLKKLPDNKILEYRINPGIPIPKAASDVHGITDKDVNNAPSFKDIAKNIFQFIDKCDLAGYNAIKFDIPFLYRELKDAGFLLDYKSIRLYDSYSIFTHFEKRTLEAAYKFYCNKELENAHQAGADVEATIEVFKAQLDRYGLKDKKEIALISSNNKEILDISGKFTYNDDGVVVFTFGNNKDKPAANHKDYLEWMLRSNFAPDTKQIIHQILKGEI, encoded by the coding sequence ATGATAGTTTTTTTTGATATTGAGACTACAGGTACTGATTTAAATAATGATAAAATTGTTGAGATTTATCTAAAAAAATTACCTGATAATAAAATTTTGGAATACAGAATTAATCCGGGTATACCAATTCCTAAAGCAGCTTCAGATGTTCACGGCATCACAGACAAAGATGTCAATAATGCTCCATCTTTTAAAGACATTGCAAAAAACATTTTTCAATTTATTGATAAATGCGATTTAGCAGGATATAATGCTATTAAATTTGATATTCCTTTTCTTTACCGCGAATTAAAGGATGCAGGCTTTTTGCTTGACTACAAATCAATAAGGCTCTATGATTCATACTCAATCTTTACTCATTTTGAGAAGAGAACGCTGGAAGCTGCTTATAAGTTTTATTGCAATAAAGAATTGGAAAATGCTCATCAAGCAGGCGCCGATGTCGAAGCTACTATTGAAGTGTTTAAAGCTCAGTTAGACAGATATGGATTGAAAGACAAAAAGGAAATTGCTCTGATAAGCAGTAATAATAAAGAAATTCTTGATATTTCAGGGAAGTTCACCTATAATGATGATGGTGTTGTGGTCTTTACTTTCGGAAATAACAAAGATAAACCTGCTGCTAATCATAAAGATTACCTGGAATGGATGCTACGTTCAAATTTTGCACCTGATACTAAACAAATTATTCACCAAATTTTAAAAGGAGAAATTTAA
- a CDS encoding VRR-NUC domain-containing protein, translated as MRLESKEQKLIMEYLRKISYVKKVIVANESGTLDIIGCYRGRFYSIEVKKRGETPSTLQQINMKKIREHGGIAFWTDTFDKVKDIFKNL; from the coding sequence ATGCGTCTTGAAAGTAAAGAGCAGAAATTGATTATGGAATATTTACGAAAAATCAGCTATGTTAAGAAAGTTATAGTAGCGAATGAATCAGGTACCCTTGATATTATTGGTTGCTATCGTGGCAGGTTTTATTCGATTGAAGTTAAGAAGCGAGGTGAGACACCAAGTACATTACAACAGATAAATATGAAAAAAATCAGAGAACATGGTGGAATTGCTTTTTGGACGGATACTTTTGACAAAGTGAAAGACATTTTTAAGAATCTTTAA
- a CDS encoding DNA cytosine methyltransferase: MKALREIGHNAYSCDLQECSGGEPEHHYQMDIFKAIDLKKWDLIILHPPCTAMAVSGNRWYGVGQPRHHERVEAVKWTQKLWDKATSVCERVALENPVGVLNKMGNFPKPNYIQPWQFGHGETKKTGFWLYGLEALKPTDIVEGREQKICRTNRL, encoded by the coding sequence ATGAAAGCACTTAGGGAAATTGGCCATAATGCTTATAGCTGTGACTTACAAGAATGCAGTGGTGGGGAGCCAGAACATCATTACCAGATGGATATATTTAAAGCTATTGACCTTAAAAAATGGGACTTGATTATACTACACCCACCTTGCACCGCAATGGCTGTATCTGGTAATCGGTGGTATGGCGTGGGGCAACCAAGACACCATGAGAGAGTTGAAGCGGTTAAATGGACTCAGAAACTTTGGGATAAAGCAACAAGCGTATGTGAGCGTGTGGCGTTGGAAAACCCAGTAGGTGTATTAAATAAGATGGGCAATTTCCCGAAGCCCAATTACATACAGCCGTGGCAATTTGGACACGGAGAAACTAAAAAAACAGGCTTCTGGCTTTACGGATTAGAAGCACTAAAGCCCACTGATATAGTAGAAGGTAGAGAACAGAAGATATGCAGAACGAACAGACTTTAA
- a CDS encoding DNA modification methylase, producing MNLNELNKRIIPLLNSNDINQQNMPAEELNNFINYKIFPREILIKADWNYKEEDEFTSKQLVNNLKKNGQIENIHVRKLKTGYYEVVNGNHRLDACDVLGKEFIIAYDHGNISLAQAQLIAIETNETKFKANQEKLTLLIQNLKIEIPEEDLKLTLPYDEDFLKTCFDFSNAETISIENRDIIEDDYDESPPEKPQTVPGDIYEFNGHRLMCGDSTSSDVDRLMNGVKAHMLHTDPPYNVKYAELNVKRSDTGKDWSELYCTDWNDDMSDADYKAFLINFIKNAKKNMIDWAHYYIWHATTYYRELLEAMEKNAIPYDKVPIQWVKQVAPLSWVRYKRRNEPCLFGGKGAVNGNGEGARWFGPNNEVTIWNYDREHNGKYIHPTQKPVGLPARAISNSSQPGEIVLELFGGSGSTLIAADQLKRKCYVMELSPAFCDAILKRYIKYCSENNIEIQFFKKNDKDFDYNSLGG from the coding sequence ATGAATTTAAATGAATTAAATAAACGTATCATTCCATTGCTCAATTCCAATGATATTAATCAGCAAAACATGCCTGCTGAAGAATTGAATAACTTTATCAACTATAAGATATTTCCACGTGAAATCCTGATAAAAGCAGATTGGAATTATAAAGAGGAAGATGAATTTACTTCCAAGCAACTTGTGAATAATCTTAAAAAAAATGGACAGATAGAGAATATTCATGTCCGTAAACTCAAAACAGGTTATTATGAAGTTGTTAATGGAAATCACAGACTTGATGCTTGTGATGTACTTGGCAAGGAGTTTATTATTGCTTATGATCATGGGAACATATCACTTGCTCAAGCTCAACTCATAGCTATTGAAACTAATGAAACAAAGTTCAAAGCTAATCAGGAGAAGTTAACACTGCTTATCCAGAATCTTAAGATTGAGATTCCAGAAGAAGATTTGAAACTTACGCTCCCTTATGATGAAGACTTTTTAAAAACATGTTTTGATTTTTCTAATGCAGAAACTATTAGTATTGAAAACAGAGATATTATCGAAGATGATTATGATGAATCACCTCCAGAAAAACCTCAAACTGTACCCGGTGATATTTATGAGTTTAATGGACATCGCTTGATGTGTGGTGATTCTACATCATCTGATGTTGATAGGTTGATGAACGGAGTAAAAGCTCACATGCTACATACAGACCCACCTTATAATGTAAAGTATGCCGAACTGAACGTTAAAAGAAGTGATACAGGAAAAGATTGGAGTGAACTATACTGTACTGATTGGAATGATGACATGTCTGATGCGGATTATAAAGCATTTCTAATTAATTTCATTAAGAATGCTAAAAAAAATATGATTGATTGGGCTCATTATTATATATGGCACGCGACTACTTATTACAGAGAACTTCTCGAAGCTATGGAAAAAAATGCTATTCCGTACGATAAAGTTCCTATTCAATGGGTTAAACAAGTAGCACCTCTAAGCTGGGTAAGGTATAAACGTCGAAATGAACCTTGTCTTTTTGGAGGTAAAGGAGCCGTAAATGGTAATGGAGAAGGTGCTCGCTGGTTCGGTCCGAACAATGAAGTAACTATATGGAATTATGACCGCGAACATAATGGTAAATATATCCATCCAACTCAAAAACCAGTAGGATTGCCTGCAAGAGCAATCTCCAATAGTTCACAACCAGGTGAAATAGTTCTTGAGTTATTTGGTGGCTCAGGATCTACTCTAATTGCCGCAGACCAACTAAAAAGAAAGTGCTATGTTATGGAATTATCGCCTGCTTTCTGTGATGCAATATTGAAAAGATATATCAAATATTGCTCTGAGAATAATATCGAAATACAGTTTTTTAAGAAAAATGACAAAGATTTTGATTACAATTCATTGGGTGGATAA
- a CDS encoding ATP-dependent Clp protease proteolytic subunit, translating to MIIDIFGYIGAGWDDDDTSTVSAKSIRKQLANHKKGDELIVYINSGGGSVFEGLTIYNILSEYDPTVKIIGEASSIASVIACAGKRVLIAETALMLFHKPWTMAWGNEEDLDKVKSQLTTLKESIKTAYQRKTNLSMDRIEEIITEDKYHSADKCLEMGFVDEIYVPSDTDNTKALAAMQAYNKQTRKFFNLKNNHFSTIEGVHKQMNYEQEYNNLTKLHAGLEADYKNASREIEDLRTQLEDLKPKNLQLSEAVESLRRDVEVKSQKISEFESKEILNAVQLDLVELKDRILPAENNAENEFALTKELLWLKQFDNDANALVAGKTPYQRKIDEIKSRASLSNLNAPIPAQATTSTHDRELDYNNAEDRKIIHTMTLEVAKAKNMTYIEALESIISEEAN from the coding sequence ATGATAATTGATATTTTCGGCTACATCGGAGCAGGTTGGGATGATGATGATACTTCAACAGTTTCTGCAAAAAGTATTAGAAAACAGTTAGCCAATCATAAAAAAGGTGATGAACTAATTGTATATATAAACTCAGGTGGCGGGAGTGTGTTTGAGGGATTAACAATTTACAACATACTATCAGAATATGACCCCACAGTCAAAATTATTGGAGAAGCATCATCAATCGCATCCGTAATAGCTTGTGCCGGTAAGAGAGTCCTGATAGCTGAAACTGCTTTAATGCTATTTCATAAACCTTGGACAATGGCTTGGGGAAATGAAGAAGACCTTGACAAGGTAAAATCACAACTAACAACATTGAAAGAGTCAATCAAAACTGCTTATCAAAGAAAAACCAATTTGTCTATGGATAGAATTGAGGAAATTATCACTGAAGATAAGTATCACTCAGCTGATAAATGTCTGGAGATGGGCTTTGTTGATGAGATTTATGTTCCATCCGACACCGACAATACTAAAGCACTTGCAGCAATGCAGGCATATAATAAGCAGACAAGAAAATTTTTTAATCTAAAAAACAACCATTTTTCCACAATTGAAGGAGTTCATAAGCAAATGAATTATGAGCAAGAGTATAATAATCTGACTAAATTGCATGCAGGTTTAGAGGCAGATTATAAGAATGCATCCCGTGAAATCGAGGACTTGAGAACTCAGTTAGAAGATTTAAAACCAAAGAATCTTCAACTTAGTGAAGCAGTTGAATCATTACGTAGGGATGTCGAAGTAAAATCTCAAAAGATATCAGAATTTGAATCTAAGGAGATTTTGAACGCGGTCCAACTTGACTTAGTTGAGTTAAAAGACAGAATACTTCCTGCTGAAAATAATGCAGAAAATGAATTTGCTCTAACTAAAGAATTGCTTTGGTTAAAGCAATTTGATAACGATGCAAATGCATTAGTAGCAGGCAAGACGCCATACCAAAGAAAGATTGATGAGATTAAGTCCAGAGCATCTCTTTCAAATCTGAACGCGCCAATTCCGGCACAAGCAACCACATCCACTCACGACAGAGAATTGGACTATAATAACGCCGAAGATAGAAAAATTATTCACACCATGACATTAGAAGTTGCTAAGGCAAAGAATATGACTTATATCGAGGCACTTGAATCAATCATTTCAGAGGAGGCTAACTAA
- a CDS encoding major capsid protein, with amino-acid sequence MGLGIKRIDNLKLGQDPILSEYAQKFENSDFVSNLILPEVRVAKQSGKYPIFGNEHMRINDTSRPLKSPIKQMPLDDWTMKEFLLESFGLEAAMDYLEIEASSEVLDLEKYAMNSILDSIELQKEYKAVELLTSASTYSNDHYLGLGAGEHFNDSSSDPITILRDAMETIRMKINRKPNIMVFGQPTFNALQNHPKLLELIKYTQIGIVTEDLIETLLSTKDHKVTVRVGSGMYEDKASAENKDLWSDVVVMAYNKKIGGAKLTQYDQSFGKTFVQKGYPWAARSTDRNGIINYVATLTMYKSYITQKDAGLCIHGTVGEINE; translated from the coding sequence ATGGGACTCGGAATTAAAAGAATTGACAATCTTAAATTGGGACAAGATCCAATTTTATCAGAGTATGCACAAAAATTCGAGAATTCGGATTTTGTAAGCAATCTAATCTTACCGGAAGTAAGAGTTGCCAAACAGTCAGGCAAGTACCCGATTTTTGGTAATGAACACATGAGGATTAATGATACTTCTCGTCCTCTCAAATCTCCAATTAAGCAGATGCCTTTGGATGATTGGACAATGAAGGAGTTCTTGCTTGAGAGCTTTGGTTTAGAAGCGGCTATGGATTACCTCGAAATCGAAGCTTCATCAGAAGTGTTAGATTTAGAAAAGTATGCCATGAATTCTATTCTGGATTCAATTGAATTGCAGAAAGAATACAAAGCAGTTGAGCTTTTAACTTCAGCATCAACTTACTCTAATGACCATTACTTAGGACTTGGTGCAGGAGAGCATTTCAATGACTCTTCATCTGACCCTATCACTATACTTCGTGATGCGATGGAAACTATCAGGATGAAAATCAATCGCAAGCCGAACATCATGGTATTCGGACAACCAACATTCAATGCTTTGCAGAACCATCCGAAGCTTCTTGAGTTAATTAAATACACTCAAATCGGTATTGTTACAGAGGATTTAATTGAAACATTGCTTTCAACTAAAGACCACAAGGTAACTGTACGTGTTGGCTCTGGTATGTATGAAGACAAAGCGAGCGCAGAGAACAAAGATTTATGGTCTGATGTTGTAGTAATGGCATACAACAAGAAAATTGGTGGTGCAAAACTTACACAATATGACCAATCTTTTGGAAAAACTTTTGTACAAAAAGGCTATCCATGGGCTGCAAGGTCAACGGACCGGAATGGAATCATCAACTATGTCGCTACACTTACTATGTACAAGAGCTATATCACTCAAAAAGATGCAGGTTTATGTATTCATGGCACTGTAGGTGAGATAAATGAGTAA
- a CDS encoding phage virion morphogenesis protein, with the protein MEIRLQLEEYQLAVADLIKDINFLPFYKNVGKILLDAVYTNFETDGAYFQRGTPWMPLAKSTIRVRERLGFTPINILRRRAGDAGLLGSINFTANNNYVEIGTNVFYAEYLHFGVPGRMPARPIFPENEFPSEVIEDIADAFNKLIKRHFQIK; encoded by the coding sequence ATGGAAATAAGACTGCAACTTGAAGAATATCAGCTCGCAGTTGCGGATTTAATAAAGGATATCAACTTTTTACCTTTCTATAAAAACGTAGGAAAAATTCTGCTTGATGCCGTTTATACAAACTTTGAAACTGATGGTGCTTATTTCCAAAGAGGTACACCGTGGATGCCGCTGGCTAAAAGTACAATTCGTGTAAGAGAAAGACTTGGTTTTACTCCAATTAATATCTTAAGAAGAAGAGCCGGAGATGCTGGTCTGCTCGGCTCTATTAATTTTACAGCAAATAATAACTATGTCGAAATCGGTACAAATGTTTTCTATGCGGAGTATCTTCACTTTGGTGTACCAGGGCGTATGCCGGCAAGACCTATTTTTCCTGAAAATGAATTCCCTTCAGAAGTTATTGAAGATATAGCTGATGCTTTTAATAAATTAATTAAAAGGCACTTTCAAATAAAATAG
- a CDS encoding DUF935 family protein — MMQSKKFFAAVKASKNLTERIPTFEDFYRGLLDLLPNPSKLIKEQGYKIFAETSADSTVRGAMNTVFEGVGSLEWEIVKNEASDKEIELAYSTIEKLIKNNLIKQILRAIFYGFNPLNIIWQFDKNTYSIDKIIEMPHDAIVFDKDRKPRILTSILSSSGVEPDPYRFILPTYDDNYQNPYGTGLFLNCYKHVFIKNNILDFWTVFAEDYGSPGVMGHFTQQASTIFNMNPEEFVAYFYNKLSEMRQSKVIVTPEGTEIKPIPAGTLSSADIYKGLLEYCKGEITSIILGHESATRSTSGKLGNEDMAMSSKVDRIESYTEYLTYYINELLKWQHDLNFPGEHFCEIRFFEKDDIQKYTEKAILARELTQIGVEFNEDYIENEFNIDKKFFKLNQVKQIKEPPISNNSQIVDRFFAKSKGLDKQSDILDDFTDFVLNSDEFANIKEDTLNLIVSEINKYDSYEKMLDNIYDIFDKLDIDNKKELVTKFMMISAIYGYNNEAKNG, encoded by the coding sequence ATGATGCAATCAAAAAAATTCTTTGCAGCTGTTAAGGCAAGCAAAAACTTAACCGAAAGAATACCAACTTTCGAAGATTTTTATAGAGGTTTGCTGGACTTGCTGCCTAATCCAAGTAAACTAATTAAAGAGCAAGGTTATAAAATATTTGCAGAAACATCCGCTGATTCTACAGTACGCGGTGCTATGAATACTGTGTTTGAAGGTGTAGGCTCTCTGGAATGGGAAATAGTAAAAAATGAAGCTTCAGATAAAGAGATTGAATTAGCTTATTCAACCATCGAAAAACTAATCAAAAATAATCTGATTAAGCAAATTCTTAGAGCTATTTTCTACGGATTTAATCCCCTCAATATCATTTGGCAGTTCGATAAAAATACTTATTCTATCGATAAAATTATTGAGATGCCTCACGATGCAATAGTATTCGACAAGGACCGGAAACCCCGAATTTTAACATCAATACTTAGTTCTTCAGGTGTCGAACCTGATCCTTACAGATTTATTCTACCTACTTATGATGATAATTATCAAAATCCTTATGGTACAGGACTATTCCTGAATTGCTACAAACACGTTTTTATAAAAAATAATATCCTTGACTTCTGGACAGTTTTTGCTGAAGATTATGGAAGCCCTGGCGTAATGGGTCACTTTACTCAACAAGCATCTACAATCTTTAATATGAATCCTGAAGAGTTTGTGGCATACTTTTATAATAAATTGTCTGAGATGAGGCAAAGTAAAGTGATTGTAACACCGGAAGGTACAGAAATCAAGCCCATTCCTGCAGGGACTTTAAGCTCAGCAGATATTTATAAGGGTTTACTTGAATATTGCAAAGGTGAAATTACAAGCATTATACTCGGTCATGAATCAGCAACACGCTCAACTTCAGGCAAACTTGGAAATGAAGATATGGCTATGTCATCCAAGGTCGACAGAATTGAGTCATATACAGAATATTTGACTTATTACATCAATGAACTTCTTAAATGGCAACATGATTTGAATTTTCCGGGTGAGCACTTTTGTGAAATCAGGTTTTTTGAAAAAGATGATATTCAAAAATATACTGAAAAAGCTATCTTAGCAAGAGAACTTACTCAAATCGGAGTGGAATTTAATGAAGATTATATTGAAAATGAGTTCAATATTGACAAAAAATTCTTTAAATTAAATCAAGTCAAACAGATTAAAGAACCTCCAATCAGCAATAACTCTCAAATTGTTGACAGGTTCTTTGCAAAAAGTAAAGGACTTGATAAGCAATCGGATATCCTTGATGATTTTACGGACTTTGTTTTAAATTCAGATGAGTTTGCAAACATAAAAGAAGATACATTGAATTTGATTGTTAGCGAAATCAATAAGTATGATTCTTATGAAAAGATGCTCGATAATATCTATGATATTTTTGATAAATTGGATATTGATAACAAGAAAGAACTTGTGACAAAGTTTATGATGATAAGTGCAATTTATGGATATAATAACGAGGCTAAAAATGGCTGA
- a CDS encoding DEAD/DEAH box helicase gives MELRDYQLKLAKKGNEILQLFGIVYYAIEMRVGKTLIALKTAELAGAQNVLLVSKKKALASICNDYEKFGFNFYINIINYEQLKNHSKASSDVIICDEAHGLGAYPKPSERTKILKDILKNNPGAKLILMSGTPSPESYSQLYHQFAISANSPFEQSNFYQFAKEFVNVKEVTRGGLRFRDYKDCNKDKVMQVLEKYFVRFTQSDAGFSQNEVLEKIIKIPVSDNVKKMVKILKKEKYYQFKDGSEVICDSAVKLQTKIHQVYSGTVKTEDDKYKVIDISKAEWIKNYYKGQKIAIFYKFIAEGEVLKKLMPNSTDSPEKFNQEPETVFICQIQSGSMGVNLASADILIFYNIDFSALQYWQARARLQDFKRDKPPLVHWLMIENGIEEKVYQAVLNKKDYTLHYFKKDFINAS, from the coding sequence ATGGAATTAAGAGATTATCAATTAAAGTTGGCTAAAAAGGGAAACGAAATTCTTCAGCTTTTCGGAATCGTTTATTACGCAATCGAAATGCGTGTCGGCAAAACATTAATTGCACTTAAGACAGCAGAACTTGCAGGAGCTCAGAATGTGCTATTGGTAAGCAAGAAAAAAGCTCTTGCATCAATATGCAACGACTATGAGAAATTTGGATTTAACTTTTACATCAATATAATCAATTATGAGCAGTTAAAAAATCATAGTAAAGCATCTTCAGATGTTATAATCTGTGATGAGGCTCATGGACTTGGTGCCTATCCAAAACCGTCAGAGCGTACTAAAATATTGAAAGATATTCTTAAGAACAATCCCGGTGCTAAACTTATTTTAATGTCCGGTACTCCGAGTCCGGAAAGTTACAGTCAACTATATCATCAGTTCGCAATATCGGCTAACAGTCCTTTTGAGCAATCAAATTTTTATCAGTTTGCAAAAGAGTTTGTAAATGTTAAAGAGGTGACGCGTGGTGGATTAAGATTTAGAGATTACAAAGATTGCAATAAAGACAAAGTAATGCAAGTGCTTGAAAAATATTTTGTCAGATTTACTCAATCAGATGCCGGGTTTAGTCAAAATGAAGTACTTGAAAAGATTATAAAAATACCTGTATCCGATAATGTAAAAAAAATGGTTAAGATATTAAAGAAGGAAAAATATTATCAGTTTAAAGATGGTTCTGAGGTGATATGTGATAGTGCTGTCAAACTGCAAACTAAAATACACCAAGTTTATTCCGGTACAGTCAAAACCGAAGATGATAAATATAAAGTGATAGATATAAGCAAAGCGGAGTGGATTAAGAATTATTACAAGGGTCAAAAAATTGCAATATTCTACAAATTCATTGCGGAAGGTGAGGTTTTAAAGAAGTTAATGCCTAATTCTACGGATAGCCCTGAAAAGTTCAACCAAGAGCCAGAAACCGTTTTTATTTGCCAAATACAATCCGGTTCGATGGGCGTCAATTTGGCATCAGCTGATATTCTAATTTTTTATAATATTGATTTTAGTGCACTTCAATATTGGCAAGCCAGAGCACGCCTACAAGATTTTAAAAGAGATAAGCCACCATTGGTTCATTGGTTGATGATTGAAAATGGTATCGAAGAGAAAGTTTATCAAGCAGTATTAAATAAAAAAGATTATACATTGCATTACTTCAAAAAGGATTTTATAAATGCGTCTTGA
- a CDS encoding PBSX family phage terminase large subunit → MDASPVYLANLEAYYDDKYKIIVNQGGTRSGKTYSIMQFLIMLGYNASSSLEISVVSHTLPHIKKGVKRDFEKITQSIGIFEDKKFNKTDLVYRFTPETYMEFFSADDGNKLRGTSRDILFINEANLLTYDEWKQLLMRTRGKIFIDYNPSEEYHWIYDYVLTREDVKFIKSTYLDNYDYLPIEQIEEIERLKDEDNNYWQIYGLGEVAQATNLIYPKFQVIDTYWDGDAIYGLDFGFNNQTALVKMIRRDRELFLSELIYESHLTNSDLIQKLKYFKIGHSFIYADAQEPQRIEEIYRAGFNIHKADKAVKPGIDFVKRFKLNVHCESTNIIKELKSYKWKEDRNGNILDEPVKFNDHLADGIRYGVFTHGQKYWINAQSAFPSSIQSIKENSIRNKLKSF, encoded by the coding sequence ATGGATGCATCTCCGGTTTACTTGGCTAATCTGGAAGCTTATTATGACGACAAATATAAGATAATTGTTAATCAGGGTGGTACACGATCAGGGAAAACTTACTCTATTATGCAGTTCCTTATTATGTTGGGATATAATGCATCCTCAAGTCTTGAAATTTCAGTTGTTTCTCATACACTACCACATATTAAGAAAGGTGTAAAGAGAGATTTCGAGAAGATTACTCAAAGTATCGGTATCTTCGAAGATAAAAAGTTTAATAAAACTGACTTGGTTTATCGCTTTACACCAGAAACCTATATGGAGTTCTTCTCAGCTGATGACGGAAACAAGCTGAGAGGAACTTCACGTGATATTCTATTTATCAATGAAGCAAACCTACTAACTTACGATGAGTGGAAACAACTTCTGATGAGAACAAGAGGTAAAATCTTCATTGATTATAATCCAAGTGAAGAATATCACTGGATATATGATTATGTCCTTACAAGGGAGGATGTAAAGTTTATTAAATCCACTTATCTTGATAATTATGATTACTTGCCAATTGAGCAAATTGAAGAGATTGAAAGATTAAAAGATGAAGACAATAATTATTGGCAAATTTATGGACTCGGTGAAGTTGCTCAAGCCACTAATCTAATTTATCCCAAATTTCAGGTTATTGATACTTATTGGGATGGTGACGCTATTTATGGTCTTGACTTTGGATTTAACAATCAGACAGCGTTAGTCAAAATGATCCGCAGAGATAGAGAGCTTTTTCTTTCAGAATTAATTTATGAAAGCCATCTTACAAACTCCGATTTAATTCAAAAACTTAAATATTTCAAAATTGGACATAGTTTTATTTATGCAGATGCTCAAGAACCACAACGTATTGAAGAAATTTATCGAGCAGGTTTTAATATCCATAAAGCTGATAAAGCGGTCAAACCGGGGATTGATTTTGTCAAAAGATTTAAATTGAATGTCCATTGCGAAAGTACTAACATAATCAAAGAACTAAAATCTTATAAATGGAAAGAGGACCGCAACGGAAATATCCTTGATGAGCCGGTGAAGTTCAATGACCATTTAGCGGATGGCATAAGATATGGAGTATTTACTCACGGACAGAAATATTGGATCAACGCTCAATCAGCATTTCCAAGTAGTATCCAGTCAATTAAAGAAAATTCTATTAGAAATAAATTAAAATCATTTTAA
- a CDS encoding helix-turn-helix domain-containing protein, with amino-acid sequence MTSLLTARQAYEYLNIHRTTFIRYVNNGIIPSITLAEYQDGKRKVRRFKQDDLDALNTSKAIMPADKPKVRKRRKKLFS; translated from the coding sequence ATGACATCTTTATTAACGGCAAGACAAGCATACGAATACCTGAATATTCACAGAACTACTTTTATTCGATATGTCAATAACGGCATTATCCCATCTATAACACTCGCAGAGTATCAGGATGGAAAAAGAAAAGTTCGAAGATTTAAACAGGATGATTTGGATGCACTGAATACTTCTAAGGCAATCATGCCTGCAGATAAGCCAAAAGTACGCAAAAGGCGGAAAAAATTATTCAGCTAA